The following proteins are encoded in a genomic region of Pyrus communis chromosome 11, drPyrComm1.1, whole genome shotgun sequence:
- the LOC137709510 gene encoding rust resistance kinase Lr10-like, with the protein MQGAGDKRLKLKLGLVGAAFVVVVLVVVCCFFWNKRIQKHQIVEAFLRSHGPLQVQRHSYSEVKKMTNSFKEKLGQGGYGAVYKGKLKDGRLVAVKVLTKLKGDGEEFINEVAAISRTSHVNIVSLLGYCFECSKRALIYEFMPNGSLEKFIFNASNPKNDHHHLGWETLDQISLGIARGLEYLHRGCNTRILHFDIKPHNILLNEKFTPKISDFGLAKICNRNESIVSMFGARGTAGYIAPELFSRNFGKVSHKSDVYSYGMMLSEMVGGRRNIDTEVENTSEIYFPHWIYQRLERDEELGLQSVTNEEDKVRARKMIIVSLWCIQTDPSNRPAMKEVIDMLEGSVDSLQIPPKPYLSSPPKSLADSSTTLVSIQ; encoded by the exons ATGCAAGGTGCAGGAGATAAGCGGTTGAAATTGAAGCTAGGACTAG TTGGTGCAGCTTTTGTTGTCGTCGTTCTAGTTGTTGTCTGCTGTTTCTTTTGGAACAAGCGTATCCAAAAACATCAAATTGTTGAGGCCTTTCTAAGGAGCCATGGGCCGCTTCAAGTTCAAAGGCATAGCTATTCGGAGGTCAAGAAAATGACCAACTCCTTCAAAGAAAAATTAGGACAAGGAGGCTATGGTGCTGTTTACAAAGGAAAGTTAAAGGACGGCCGTCTTGTAGCAGTGAAGGTCTTGACCAAACTTAAAGGAGATGGAGAAGAATTTATCAATGAAGTGGCAGCCATTAGTCGAACTTCCCATGTCAACATTGTCTCCTTGTTGGGCTACTGTTTTGAGTGTTCGAAGAGGGCTCTGATCTATGAATTCATGCCTAATGGATCGCTCGAGAAGTTCATATTTAATGCAAGTAATCCCAAGAATGATCATCATCACTTGGGATGGGAAACTCTGGATCAAATTTCACTCGGTATTGCTCGAGGATTGGAGTACTTACATCGTGGTTGCAACACAAGAATTTTGCATTTTGACATCAAGCCTCACAACATTCTTCTCAATGAAAAGTTTACCCCAAAAATCTCAGATTTTGGCCTTGCCAAAATATGCAACAGGAACGAGAGCATTGTGTCGATGTTCGGAGCTAGAGGTACAGCAGGATACATTGCTCCAGAACTATTTTCTAGAAACTTTGGAAAGGTCTCGCACAAGTCTGATGTGTACAGCTACGGAATGATGCTTTCGGAGATGGTTGGAGGAAGAAGGAACATCGACACGGAAGTTGAAAATACAAGTGAAATATATTTCCCGCATTGGATTTACCAGCGTCTTGAACGAGATGAAGAGCTTGGTCTACAGAGTGTTACGAACGAGGAAGACAAAGTAAGAGCGAGGAAGATGATCATAGTAAGTTTGTGGTGCATACAAACTGATCCTTCAAACCGGCCAGCGATGAAGGAAGTGATAGATATGTTGGAAGGGAGTGTTGATTCGTTGCAGATACCACCCAAGCCTTACTTGTCTTCTCCTCCAAAATCCCTGGCAGATTCTTCTACTACATTGGTATCAATACAGTAG